One part of the Lotus japonicus ecotype B-129 chromosome 2, LjGifu_v1.2 genome encodes these proteins:
- the LOC130735996 gene encoding uncharacterized protein LOC130735996, translating into MRVLAEVSQEQLRALQGNDIPPGEYHGLDKFLKRDPPTFQGEYDPEGAYLWIMKIEKILNSITCTENQKVMYASYLLTEEAENWWTHAKERLLQTNQAIHWAVFKGALMEKYFPEDVKGRKEVEFLELKQGTMSVGQYATKFEELVQFHASYRDAANENSKCIKFENGLRPDIKAAIGYQQIRNFYALVDKCRIYESDDKAKKEYLRSLGTQKNFKGGIDKKNHLRRDCPSSQVVCFKCNQPGHISIECSGRRGDHSNGRGGTGNRGNNNNNNNNNGRDRAGTQPTRGRVFTLNGIDVEEAEDLIQGTCFMNGIPLIVLYDSGATHSFIAIDLVRRLRLSTQSLSREFTVVTPTGITVNTSVVCVDCPLLIQDKTFVVNLVCLPLSHIDIILGMDWLFANHVLLDCHHKFVVFGSDQVQNDTRLFPANQVKASMKRGEQVYMLLCSLEGEGGNKLQSIPVVEDFPEVFPEDIPGLPPEREVEFTIDLVPGT; encoded by the exons ATGAGGGTTCTGGCCGAGGTATCTCAGGAGCAATTAAGGGCTTTGCAAGGGAACGATATTCCTCCAGGAGAGTATCACGGATTAGACAAGTTCTTGAAAAGGGATCCTCCCACGTTTCAAGGAGAGTATGATCCTGAGGGAGCGTATCTCTGGATCATGAAGATTGAGAAGATCCTTAACTCGATCACTTGCACTGAAAACCAGAAGGTAATGTATGCCAGTTACTTGCTAACTGAAGAAGCTGAAAATTGGTGGACTCATGCCAAGGAGAGACTACTTCAGACAAACCAAGCAATCCACTGGGCAGTATTCAAAGGAGCATTgatggaaaagtattttccagaggATGTAAAGGGGAGGAAGGAGGTCGAATTCCTTGAGTTGAAACAAGGAACCATGTCTGTTGGCCAGTATGCAACCAAGTTTGAGGAGTTGGTTCAATTCCATGCGTCTTACCGCGATGCTGCAAATGAGAACTCTAAATGCATCAAATTTGAGAATGGATTAAGGCCTGATATAAAAGCTGCTATTGGATACCAACAGATACGAAACTTCTACGCGCTTGTGGATAAGTGCAGAATTTATGAAAGCGACGACAAAGCGAAGAAGGAGTATCTCAGGAGTCTTGGCACACAGAAGAATTTCAAAGGAGGGATAGACAAAAAGAA TCACCTTCGAAGGGATTGTCCGTCGTCTCAAGTGGTGTGCTTCAAATGCAACCAACCAGGTCATATCAGCATTGAATGCTCAGGTAGAAGGGGAGATCATTCCAATGGACGAGGAGGTACTGGGAATCGgggaaacaacaacaacaacaacaacaacaatggaaGAGATCGTGCTGGAACACAACCTACTAGAGGACGAGTCTTCACTCTGAATGGCATTGATGTGGAGGAAGCTGAAGATCTGATTCAAGGTACATGTTTTATGAATGGCATCCCTTTGATTGTTTTGTATGATTCTGGCGCCACTCATTCCTTTATTGCTATTGATCTTGTGAGACGATTGCGTTTGTCCACGCAATCCTTATCTCGTGAATTCACGGTAGTTACCCCTACTGGGATTACCGTGAATACTTCCGTCGTTTGTGTGGATTGTCCGCTTTTGATCCAGGACAAGACTTTTGTAGTTAATTTAGTTTGTTTGCCGCTGTCCCATATTGATATTATTCTGGGAATGGATTGGCTTTTTGCTAATCATGTCCTTCTGGATTGCCATCATAAATTCGTAGTCTTCGGATCAGATCAAGTTCAAAATGACACGAGACTTTTTCCTGCTAACCAGGTGAAGGCTTCGATGAAACGAGGAGAACAAGTCTACATGTTGCTTTGTTCTTTGGAAGGAGAAGGTGGGAATAAGCTACAAAGCATACCCGTAGTTGAAGATTTTCCCGAAGTATTTCCCGAAGATATTCCTGGACTACCTCCAGAAAGAGAAGTAGAATTTACCATCGATCTCGTTCCTGGAACGTGA